A genome region from Panacibacter microcysteis includes the following:
- a CDS encoding VOC family protein — MHIEHLAIWCKDLEAMKTFYVKWFNATANTRYHNPVKQFSSYFLTFGEGVRLELMEMSGVIFTHNDLNHVYTGLAHFAISFGTAEEVNRLTAVMRNAGVKILGEPRFTGDGYYESVVADPEGNRIELTI, encoded by the coding sequence ATGCATATTGAGCATCTCGCAATCTGGTGTAAAGACCTTGAGGCCATGAAAACCTTTTATGTAAAGTGGTTCAATGCTACGGCAAATACACGTTATCATAATCCTGTAAAACAATTCTCTTCTTACTTTCTCACCTTTGGTGAAGGGGTACGGCTGGAGCTAATGGAAATGTCCGGCGTTATTTTTACCCATAATGATTTGAATCACGTGTATACAGGTCTCGCACATTTTGCCATTTCGTTTGGCACTGCCGAAGAAGTAAACAGGTTAACCGCGGTTATGAGAAATGCAGGAGTAAAAATATTGGGCGAACCAAGGTTTACGGGAGATGGCTATTATGAAAGCGTTGTTGCTGATCCTGAAGGAAACAGGATTGAACTGACCATCTGA
- a CDS encoding tagaturonate reductase, translating into MQLSKATIADIQNNAIEKPEAALFLLPEKVLQFGTGVLLRGLCDYYIDKANRQGVFNGRVVVVKSTTQGSTDAFAQQDNLYTHIIRGVKDGNTVEQTIINAAVSRVLAASEEWDSILACAANKAMQLIISNTTEVGITFIPEHIMEGVPGSYPGKLLRWLYERYQCFDGSSDAGMIIIPTELLTDNAKKLRDILLQLASHNRLGEAFIQWLQNANSFCNSLVDRIVPGKASTEDTGYTDDLAIMSEVYSLWAIESSDGKVIERLSFAQTDTGVVVAPDIYKFRELKLRLLNGTHTLSCGLAVLAGFATVKEAMADKAFRKYVETVMLQEIAPAVTGSAITAEEANVFGMQVLDRFANPFIEHQWLSITLQYSSKMLMRNLPVLQQYYSKFGTAPRHIALGFAAYCCFMKSVQQEDGKYSGTVNGRTYAINDDKASLLHIHWQKSSPEAAVKSILSDEKLWHQNLDDLPGFTAAVTQYCALINQHGARQLIQNRL; encoded by the coding sequence ATGCAACTGTCAAAAGCAACCATAGCAGACATACAAAACAACGCGATAGAAAAGCCGGAAGCAGCGCTTTTTTTGCTGCCCGAAAAAGTATTGCAATTTGGAACCGGCGTTTTATTGCGTGGTTTATGCGATTATTATATTGATAAAGCCAACAGGCAGGGCGTTTTCAACGGGCGTGTTGTGGTGGTTAAATCAACAACGCAAGGCAGTACGGATGCATTTGCGCAGCAGGATAATTTATACACCCATATTATAAGGGGCGTTAAAGATGGTAACACGGTTGAGCAGACGATCATTAATGCCGCTGTCAGCCGTGTATTGGCTGCCAGTGAAGAGTGGGACAGTATTCTGGCATGCGCAGCCAATAAAGCAATGCAGCTGATTATTTCCAATACTACAGAAGTGGGTATAACGTTTATACCTGAGCACATCATGGAAGGTGTGCCAGGCTCTTACCCGGGTAAATTGTTGAGATGGTTGTACGAACGTTACCAATGTTTTGATGGCAGCAGCGATGCAGGTATGATCATTATACCAACGGAACTGCTTACAGATAATGCCAAAAAGCTGCGCGATATTCTGCTGCAACTGGCCAGTCATAACAGGCTCGGTGAAGCGTTTATACAATGGCTGCAAAATGCCAACAGTTTTTGTAATTCTTTGGTGGACAGAATTGTGCCGGGTAAAGCATCGACAGAAGATACAGGCTATACAGATGATCTTGCTATTATGAGTGAAGTATATAGTTTATGGGCAATAGAATCATCTGACGGAAAAGTAATAGAAAGGCTGTCTTTTGCTCAAACAGATACTGGTGTGGTAGTAGCGCCGGATATCTACAAATTCAGGGAGCTTAAACTCAGATTACTGAATGGTACGCATACATTATCCTGCGGGCTGGCAGTGCTGGCAGGTTTTGCAACAGTGAAAGAAGCAATGGCCGATAAGGCTTTCAGGAAATATGTGGAAACGGTGATGTTGCAGGAGATAGCACCTGCTGTAACGGGATCAGCCATTACAGCCGAAGAAGCAAACGTGTTTGGAATGCAGGTGCTCGACCGCTTCGCCAACCCTTTTATTGAGCACCAGTGGCTGAGCATTACATTACAATACAGCAGTAAAATGCTGATGCGTAACCTGCCGGTACTGCAACAGTATTATTCGAAGTTTGGTACAGCACCCCGGCATATAGCGCTGGGTTTTGCCGCTTATTGCTGTTTTATGAAAAGCGTTCAGCAAGAGGATGGGAAATACAGTGGTACGGTAAACGGCCGCACATATGCAATCAATGATGATAAGGCTTCATTGCTGCACATACACTGGCAAAAAAGCAGCCCCGAAGCTGCGGTAAAAAGTATTTTGAGCGATGAAAAGCTGTGGCATCAAAACCTGGACGATCTGCCGGGTTTTACAGCAGCAGTAACACAATATTGTGCGCTTATTAACCAGCATGGCGCCAGGCAACTTATACAGAACAGACTTTAA
- a CDS encoding aminotransferase class I/II-fold pyridoxal phosphate-dependent enzyme — protein MADIFERLVKNYGPIGEHRERAHGYYAFPKLEGEIGSRMQFRGQEMIVWSLNNYLGLANHPEIRKVDAEAASQYGLALPMGARMMSGNSNNHEQLEKELAAFEHKEDAILLNFGYQGIMSAIDALCGRHDVIVYDAESHACIIDGLRLHPGHRYVYKHNDIADCEKQLQRATKLIEEQGRGGILVITEGVFGMAGDQGKLKEIAALKAKYEFRLLVDDAHGFGTLGKTGAGAGEEQGCQDEIDLYFSTFAKSMASIGAFIAGPRVIIDYIRYNVRSQIFAKSLPMPIVVGNLKRLEMLRTMPGLKEKLWQNATKLQGGLKERGFDIGKTDSPVTPVYMKGGVEEATAMVHDLRENYHVFCSIVVYPVIPKGHIIYRLIPTAAHTDADIEETLKAFTETKAKLDAGAYKVEAIPDMADERV, from the coding sequence ATGGCAGACATTTTCGAACGTCTAGTGAAGAATTACGGGCCCATTGGCGAGCACCGCGAAAGGGCACATGGTTACTACGCTTTTCCAAAACTGGAAGGCGAAATCGGCAGCCGCATGCAGTTTCGCGGCCAGGAAATGATTGTGTGGAGTCTTAATAATTACCTCGGTCTCGCCAATCACCCGGAGATCCGGAAAGTAGATGCCGAAGCTGCTTCGCAATACGGCCTGGCACTGCCTATGGGTGCACGCATGATGAGTGGCAACAGTAATAACCACGAACAGCTCGAGAAAGAACTGGCCGCGTTTGAACATAAAGAAGATGCCATTCTGCTCAACTTCGGTTACCAGGGCATCATGAGCGCCATTGATGCACTTTGCGGAAGACACGACGTAATCGTGTACGATGCCGAGAGCCATGCATGCATCATTGATGGTTTGCGTTTACACCCGGGGCACCGTTATGTGTACAAGCACAATGATATTGCCGACTGCGAAAAGCAGTTACAGCGTGCCACAAAACTAATTGAAGAGCAGGGGCGCGGTGGTATACTCGTTATTACCGAAGGTGTATTTGGTATGGCGGGCGACCAGGGTAAACTGAAAGAAATAGCAGCGTTAAAAGCGAAATACGAGTTTCGTTTGCTGGTAGACGATGCACACGGCTTTGGCACATTGGGTAAAACAGGCGCCGGCGCCGGGGAAGAGCAGGGCTGCCAGGATGAGATTGATCTTTACTTTTCCACGTTTGCAAAATCAATGGCATCGATCGGTGCATTTATCGCCGGCCCAAGGGTGATCATTGATTATATACGCTACAATGTACGTTCGCAGATCTTCGCCAAGAGCTTGCCTATGCCGATTGTGGTTGGCAATCTCAAACGCCTGGAAATGTTGCGCACCATGCCCGGGCTGAAGGAAAAACTGTGGCAGAATGCTACCAAACTGCAGGGTGGTTTAAAAGAAAGGGGTTTCGATATTGGTAAGACCGATTCTCCAGTAACCCCTGTTTACATGAAAGGTGGCGTAGAAGAAGCTACAGCCATGGTGCATGACCTCCGCGAAAATTACCATGTATTTTGTTCCATCGTTGTGTATCCCGTAATACCAAAAGGTCATATCATTTATCGCCTTATTCCCACTGCAGCACATACCGATGCAGATATTGAAGAAACGCTGAAAGCATTTACTGAAACAAAAGCCAAGCTCGATGCCGGTGCTTATAAAGTAGAAGCTATCCCGGATATGGCAGATGAACGGGTGTAA
- a CDS encoding SusC/RagA family TonB-linked outer membrane protein: MRKLLLSFWGLLFLVISHAQTTVSGKITDGKDGSPIVGATVKSKGGKATVLSQDDGTFSINVEAGIKSLIISFIGYAEKEIPASGSNLLVTMTQSDQSLSEVVVVGYGTKIKKDLTGNIAKVKGADVQNMPVPNLNQALQGRAAGVFVEANNGKVGEGVKIRIRGSGSISASNSPLYVIDGVPISNGSYSGSPLADINFNDIESFDILKDASAAAIYGSRAANGVVLITTKKGKSGKTSFQVNTQYGSNKPTHLRGFLNAKEYVDLLREAAINSDNIEGVDPLDPDQYENSWLEFAEGRLDRYSGWSDWRSLETNTNWEKLAFNDNARTSALDVSASGGNDKTKFYISAAYNNQDGILIGNNFRRISTRINLEQKVSDKFQVGLNLSLSQTVAGRVPNDNEFATPMQIVALSPVTPLRDLDGNVYNSPTTTYSNPYVDYTDGHYKSTTYRNIGNIFGQYSILPSLFFRSEFGVDIQNQNDDQFYGFNTTYGNGTNGYGESDWYQALNYNTNNYFNFNKTFGTVHNLDVVVGMAYQEYKTESANVYGEQFPVEDLQKLASAGLIKGGTSRSNQTAILSYFARLNYKFNNKYLLTASNRIDGSSVFGSDKRYGFFPAFSLGWIITEEKFLETSKVLSFLKLRGSFGLSGNDDGFGSFSSLGLWSGSSYGGTSGLAPIQLANKDLRWEKSNQVDIGLDFGFFNNRLNGEIDYYNRKTQDLIYNVPVPANSGFTSQTVNIGSMENKGVEIVLNGDIISSKSFKWTSSFNISFNKNKVLQLDGEQKLIPGNDGRYLNSLIVGESIGVFYGPKFAGVDPENGDALYYLEDGKATTNDYDAAGNFVVGNPNPTTIAGFNNSFSYKGIELSVLFQGVFGNQVLNGAGGFMSASFDWFDNQTREQLDRWQKPGDITNVPQLRLGYGNGISASSRYVYDADYIRLKNITLAYRLPSSIATRLRLQSARLYVTGVNLLTFTDYPGWDPEVNTDYRAGNINQGSDFYAAPQIKNISIGLNIGF, translated from the coding sequence ATGAGAAAACTGCTATTGAGCTTTTGGGGGCTCTTGTTTCTGGTTATTTCCCACGCCCAGACCACAGTGAGTGGAAAAATTACAGACGGGAAAGACGGATCTCCCATTGTAGGAGCAACCGTAAAGTCAAAAGGTGGCAAAGCCACGGTACTTTCCCAGGATGACGGTACATTTTCAATCAACGTTGAGGCAGGCATCAAATCGCTCATTATTTCTTTTATAGGCTATGCCGAAAAAGAAATTCCTGCAAGTGGTTCTAACCTGTTGGTAACCATGACACAATCTGACCAATCCCTGAGTGAGGTGGTGGTAGTGGGTTATGGTACAAAGATCAAAAAAGATCTTACCGGCAATATTGCCAAGGTTAAAGGAGCGGATGTGCAGAACATGCCGGTACCTAACCTTAACCAGGCTTTGCAGGGGCGTGCCGCAGGTGTATTTGTAGAAGCAAACAACGGGAAAGTAGGCGAAGGCGTAAAAATAAGGATCCGTGGTTCGGGATCAATCTCCGCTTCAAACTCGCCTTTATATGTAATAGATGGCGTACCTATCAGCAACGGATCTTATTCGGGCAGCCCGCTGGCTGATATCAACTTTAATGATATTGAATCTTTCGACATTCTGAAAGATGCCTCTGCCGCCGCTATTTACGGCTCAAGAGCGGCTAATGGTGTAGTACTGATTACCACTAAAAAAGGCAAATCGGGCAAAACATCTTTCCAGGTAAATACGCAATACGGCTCTAACAAACCAACACACCTGCGTGGTTTTCTTAATGCGAAAGAATACGTGGACCTTTTAAGAGAAGCCGCGATAAACAGTGATAATATTGAAGGTGTAGATCCGCTCGACCCGGATCAATACGAAAACTCCTGGCTGGAATTTGCGGAAGGCAGGTTAGACCGCTATTCAGGCTGGTCTGACTGGAGATCGCTTGAAACAAATACCAACTGGGAAAAGCTGGCTTTCAACGACAATGCACGTACGTCTGCACTGGATGTTTCTGCATCAGGTGGTAATGACAAGACAAAATTTTATATCAGCGCTGCCTATAACAACCAGGATGGTATTCTGATCGGTAATAATTTCAGGAGAATTTCTACAAGGATCAACCTTGAGCAAAAAGTGAGTGACAAATTCCAGGTTGGTTTAAACCTGAGCCTTTCGCAAACAGTTGCCGGACGTGTACCAAACGATAATGAGTTTGCCACACCCATGCAGATTGTAGCGCTTTCACCTGTTACACCGCTGCGGGATCTTGATGGCAATGTATATAACTCACCAACCACTACATATTCAAACCCATATGTAGATTATACAGATGGCCATTATAAGTCTACTACCTACAGGAACATAGGTAATATCTTTGGCCAGTACAGCATTTTACCTTCGTTGTTTTTCAGGTCTGAGTTTGGTGTAGATATACAAAACCAGAATGATGACCAGTTCTACGGTTTCAACACAACCTATGGTAATGGCACCAACGGTTATGGTGAATCTGACTGGTACCAGGCGTTGAACTACAATACCAACAACTATTTCAATTTCAATAAAACGTTTGGCACTGTACACAACCTTGACGTCGTTGTAGGTATGGCCTACCAGGAATATAAAACCGAATCAGCAAACGTTTACGGAGAACAGTTTCCGGTAGAAGATTTACAAAAACTGGCAAGTGCGGGGTTAATCAAAGGTGGCACGTCAAGGTCGAATCAAACCGCTATACTTTCCTATTTTGCCAGACTTAATTACAAGTTTAACAACAAGTATTTACTGACTGCAAGTAACCGTATTGACGGATCGTCAGTTTTTGGTTCTGATAAGCGATATGGATTCTTTCCTGCTTTTTCTTTAGGATGGATAATAACAGAAGAAAAATTTTTAGAAACCTCCAAAGTTTTAAGTTTTTTGAAATTGAGAGGAAGTTTTGGGCTGTCAGGGAATGACGATGGCTTTGGTAGCTTTTCTTCACTTGGATTGTGGAGTGGTTCTTCTTATGGAGGCACATCAGGTCTTGCACCAATACAACTCGCTAATAAAGATCTGCGTTGGGAAAAATCTAACCAGGTGGATATTGGTTTAGATTTCGGCTTTTTCAACAATCGCTTAAATGGTGAAATCGACTATTACAACCGTAAAACACAGGATCTGATCTATAATGTGCCGGTTCCGGCAAACTCAGGCTTTACCAGCCAGACCGTAAACATCGGCTCAATGGAAAACAAAGGTGTTGAGATCGTTTTAAACGGTGATATTATCTCTTCCAAGTCGTTTAAATGGACCAGCAGCTTCAATATTTCTTTCAATAAAAACAAAGTGCTGCAGTTGGATGGTGAACAAAAACTAATACCCGGTAATGATGGCCGTTACCTGAATTCACTGATCGTTGGCGAATCAATAGGTGTATTTTATGGACCGAAGTTCGCAGGAGTTGACCCGGAAAATGGTGACGCGCTGTACTACCTCGAAGATGGCAAGGCAACAACAAATGATTATGATGCAGCGGGCAACTTCGTGGTGGGTAACCCGAACCCGACAACCATTGCCGGGTTCAACAACTCTTTTTCTTATAAAGGCATCGAACTTTCCGTCTTGTTCCAGGGTGTTTTTGGCAACCAGGTGCTGAATGGTGCAGGTGGCTTTATGAGCGCCAGCTTCGACTGGTTTGATAACCAGACAAGAGAGCAGCTGGACAGATGGCAGAAGCCCGGCGATATTACCAACGTACCACAATTAAGGCTTGGTTACGGTAATGGTATCAGTGCTTCAAGCCGTTACGTATATGATGCAGACTATATAAGGCTGAAGAACATTACACTCGCTTACAGGCTACCTTCAAGCATTGCCACCAGGCTCAGATTGCAGTCAGCCCGATTGTATGTAACAGGCGTAAACCTCTTAACCTTTACAGATTATCCCGGCTGGGATCCTGAAGTGAATACTGATTACAGGGCGGGTAATATCAACCAGGGCTCAGACTTTTATGCTGCACCACAGATCAAAAACATTTCAATTGGCCTGAACATCGGGTTCTGA
- a CDS encoding UxaA family hydrolase translates to MKHAIVKVHPKDNVIVALRKLDKGEKFTYGNEEFVLEETIPAKHKFTVNEMQVGESVYMYGVLVGKVKKHIPKAARISTENLQHASEAFSLDKRNLAWHQPDVSKWKDKTFMGYQRADGSVGTANYWVIVPLVFCENRNVEVLRDSLVEKLGYGRKNRYNNFAEEIIASFKAGKNVADVKLDTIAATATYERLFKNVDGIKFLLHDGGCGGTRQDAEALCGLLAGYITHPNVAGATVLSLGCQHSQFSILTEQIKKRDVSFSKPLYLIEQQKIGLEKDVMEEAIRKTFEGLIEANNCVRTPQPINKLTIGLECGGSDGFSGISANPTLGYVSDMLVALGGTVILSEFPELCGVEQELSDRCVDENVAKRFIELMTSYNKRAVEAGSGFDMNPSPGNIRDGLITDAIKSAGAAKKGGSSPVTDVLDYPEKVTRPGLNLLCTPGNDVESTTAEVGSGANIVLFTTGLGTPTGNPVAPVIKVSSNTELYNRMNDIIDLNTGTIIDGEETIEQAADRMLDYVLKVAGGETTVAAVRNGQDDFILWKRGVSL, encoded by the coding sequence ATGAAACATGCAATTGTAAAAGTGCACCCCAAAGACAATGTAATTGTCGCACTCAGAAAACTAGACAAAGGAGAAAAGTTTACTTACGGTAATGAAGAATTTGTATTGGAAGAAACCATTCCGGCTAAACATAAGTTTACGGTCAATGAAATGCAGGTGGGCGAAAGTGTGTATATGTATGGTGTACTGGTTGGCAAAGTAAAAAAACATATTCCAAAGGCTGCGCGCATTTCCACTGAAAACCTGCAACATGCTTCTGAAGCATTTTCACTTGATAAAAGAAACCTGGCCTGGCACCAGCCCGACGTATCAAAATGGAAAGACAAAACATTTATGGGCTACCAGCGTGCAGATGGCAGTGTAGGCACTGCCAACTACTGGGTTATAGTGCCGCTTGTCTTCTGCGAGAACCGGAACGTGGAGGTGCTGCGAGATTCGCTGGTGGAGAAACTTGGCTATGGCAGAAAAAACAGGTATAACAACTTTGCTGAAGAGATCATTGCATCTTTTAAAGCAGGTAAAAATGTTGCCGATGTAAAGCTTGATACAATTGCTGCCACGGCAACTTATGAAAGACTTTTTAAAAATGTGGATGGCATAAAGTTTTTATTGCATGATGGTGGCTGCGGCGGTACAAGACAGGATGCAGAAGCACTCTGTGGTCTGCTGGCCGGTTATATTACACACCCAAACGTTGCCGGTGCCACCGTGCTAAGCCTGGGCTGCCAGCATTCACAGTTTTCAATTTTAACGGAGCAGATCAAAAAACGGGATGTGTCGTTTTCAAAACCCCTGTATTTGATAGAACAACAAAAGATCGGCCTGGAAAAAGACGTTATGGAAGAAGCCATACGTAAAACATTTGAAGGGCTGATTGAAGCAAATAACTGCGTACGCACGCCGCAGCCGATCAATAAGCTTACCATTGGCCTCGAGTGCGGCGGTTCTGATGGTTTTAGCGGTATCTCAGCAAACCCAACGCTGGGTTATGTTTCAGACATGCTGGTGGCATTGGGCGGCACCGTTATACTGTCTGAGTTTCCCGAACTGTGCGGCGTAGAGCAGGAGTTGAGCGACAGGTGCGTAGACGAAAATGTTGCCAAAAGATTTATTGAGTTGATGACAAGCTATAACAAACGAGCCGTGGAAGCGGGCAGCGGATTTGATATGAACCCTTCGCCCGGCAACATTCGCGATGGATTGATTACCGACGCCATAAAATCTGCCGGCGCCGCAAAAAAAGGCGGTTCATCTCCCGTAACAGATGTGTTGGATTATCCTGAAAAAGTTACCAGGCCCGGTCTTAACCTGTTGTGTACGCCCGGCAACGATGTAGAGTCTACCACGGCAGAGGTGGGCAGCGGTGCAAACATTGTATTGTTTACCACCGGTCTCGGTACGCCAACCGGCAATCCCGTGGCACCCGTAATCAAGGTTTCGAGCAATACAGAATTGTACAACCGTATGAATGATATTATTGACCTGAACACGGGGACAATCATTGACGGTGAAGAAACCATCGAGCAGGCAGCAGACCGTATGCTCGATTACGTTTTAAAAGTTGCCGGTGGCGAAACAACTGTTGCGGCAGTTCGCAACGGGCAGGATGATTTTATTTTATGGAAACGCGGTGTAAGTTTATAA
- the radA gene encoding DNA repair protein RadA, with amino-acid sequence MSKIKTAFFCGNCGYESTKWLGKCPACNEWNTFIEEVVDKGARKTTETWKSYHADKRTAAVVALNEVSTKAERRITAKDSELNRVLGGGIVPGSIVLVAGEPGIGKSTLLLQDALELQDVVTLYISGEESEQQIKMRADRLKISNENFYLLTETSTHIIFQEIKKLKPDFVIVDSIQTLQSDIVDSSAGSITQIRECAAAFQRFAKETDTPVFLIGHITKDGTIAGPKLLEHMVDTVLQFEGDRHYAYRILRTLKNRFGSTAELGIYEMTGDGMRPVLNPSEILINQKEEQLSGSAIAASMEGMRPLLIEVQALVTQSVYGTPQRTVSGFDLRRLQLLLAVLEKRGGFQFGVKDVFVNIAGGLKVEDPSIDLAVICALLSSYEDIPLPAHICFAGEIGLNGEIRAVNRIEQRIAEAQKLGFEKIIVSKFNKKGFDKNQFKIEVIALTRVDEVYRYLF; translated from the coding sequence ATGAGCAAAATAAAAACGGCGTTCTTTTGCGGCAATTGCGGTTATGAAAGTACCAAGTGGCTGGGCAAATGCCCGGCCTGTAATGAATGGAACACATTTATTGAGGAAGTTGTAGATAAAGGTGCCAGGAAAACAACTGAAACCTGGAAATCTTATCATGCAGATAAAAGAACCGCTGCTGTTGTAGCGTTGAATGAAGTAAGTACCAAAGCAGAGAGACGAATAACAGCAAAAGACAGTGAGTTAAACCGCGTACTCGGTGGGGGCATTGTGCCCGGTAGTATTGTATTGGTAGCAGGAGAGCCGGGCATTGGCAAAAGCACATTGCTTTTACAGGATGCACTCGAACTACAGGATGTTGTAACACTATACATAAGCGGGGAGGAGAGTGAGCAACAGATAAAAATGCGTGCAGACAGGCTTAAAATAAGCAATGAAAATTTTTACCTGCTTACTGAAACATCCACACACATCATCTTCCAGGAAATAAAAAAACTAAAACCCGATTTTGTGATTGTGGATTCTATTCAAACTTTACAATCTGATATTGTAGATTCTTCAGCAGGCAGCATTACACAGATAAGAGAATGTGCAGCCGCTTTCCAGCGTTTTGCCAAAGAGACTGATACGCCGGTTTTTTTGATCGGTCATATTACCAAAGACGGCACCATTGCCGGGCCGAAGCTGCTGGAGCATATGGTAGATACTGTTTTGCAATTTGAAGGTGACCGCCACTATGCGTATAGAATTTTACGCACACTTAAAAACCGTTTTGGCAGCACGGCAGAATTAGGTATATACGAAATGACCGGCGACGGTATGCGCCCGGTACTAAACCCATCGGAAATTCTGATTAACCAGAAAGAAGAACAACTGAGCGGCAGCGCCATTGCTGCAAGCATGGAAGGAATGCGCCCGCTGTTGATTGAAGTGCAGGCATTGGTAACACAGAGTGTATACGGCACACCACAGAGAACGGTTTCTGGTTTTGATCTCCGGCGGTTACAACTGCTGCTGGCGGTGCTGGAAAAGCGCGGCGGTTTTCAGTTTGGCGTAAAAGATGTGTTTGTAAATATTGCCGGTGGCCTTAAGGTAGAAGACCCATCGATTGATCTTGCAGTAATCTGTGCATTGCTTTCATCTTATGAAGACATTCCGTTGCCGGCGCACATTTGTTTTGCAGGTGAAATAGGATTGAACGGAGAGATACGCGCTGTAAACAGGATAGAGCAACGTATTGCAGAGGCGCAGAAATTGGGTTTTGAAAAAATCATTGTCTCAAAATTTAATAAGAAAGGTTTTGATAAAAACCAGTTTAAGATAGAAGTAATTGCGCTTACACGTGTAGATGAAGTATACCGTTATTTGTTTTAA
- a CDS encoding RagB/SusD family nutrient uptake outer membrane protein, whose amino-acid sequence MKKIFFIITVTGLMLSGCSKNLDIKPTQEIAEGEVFTNDANIKAALNGAYDALSSSSLLGGDMQLYSELLGSDDEIRWAGTFNEPREIWNKAILTNNGYVSATWNAAYRATNICNNIINAIDKVNEEDRDRVKGEALFIRGVIYFELVKLYGKPYSAGNTTANLGVQIVTTPTVGNISESNYVPRSTVQETYDLVVADLTTAKSLLPEENGVYATTYAASAYLSRVYLQMEDYAKARDEADAVIAGGYYALNNSYASCFNNESNTDEDIFAMQVTAQDGANDMHLFWSIPDFGGRDGDVDVEEKHLDLYEADDERLALFYLDDQDIYRSGKWQIQYRNLPVIRLAEMYLTRAECNFRLGTAVGDSPENDIDVIRSRAGLGSLDELSLDDIILERHLELAHEGQRVHDIKRLKGSADGFAYDANEMVFPIPISQINAVGATILQQNDGY is encoded by the coding sequence ATGAAAAAAATATTTTTTATAATTACTGTTACAGGGCTGATGCTTTCGGGATGTTCTAAAAATCTTGATATAAAGCCAACCCAGGAAATAGCGGAGGGAGAAGTTTTTACCAATGATGCCAATATAAAGGCCGCTTTAAACGGGGCATATGATGCGCTGAGCAGCAGTTCGCTACTCGGCGGCGATATGCAATTGTATTCAGAACTGCTGGGCTCTGATGATGAGATAAGATGGGCGGGAACATTTAATGAGCCCCGTGAGATATGGAACAAAGCTATCCTAACAAACAATGGGTATGTAAGTGCCACCTGGAACGCGGCTTACCGCGCAACCAATATTTGCAATAACATCATCAATGCTATTGACAAAGTGAACGAAGAAGACAGGGACAGGGTAAAAGGAGAAGCCTTGTTTATTCGCGGCGTTATCTATTTTGAGCTTGTTAAGTTATATGGTAAGCCTTACAGCGCCGGTAATACAACTGCTAATTTGGGTGTGCAGATTGTAACCACCCCTACGGTGGGCAATATATCTGAATCCAATTATGTGCCGCGGAGTACCGTACAGGAAACCTATGACCTGGTTGTGGCAGATCTTACTACAGCCAAGTCTTTGTTACCCGAAGAAAATGGTGTGTATGCCACCACCTATGCTGCCTCAGCATATCTTTCCAGGGTTTACCTGCAGATGGAAGATTACGCAAAAGCCAGGGATGAAGCGGATGCTGTAATTGCGGGCGGATATTATGCACTGAACAACTCTTACGCATCCTGCTTCAATAATGAAAGCAATACTGATGAAGATATTTTTGCCATGCAGGTAACAGCACAGGATGGCGCAAATGATATGCACCTGTTCTGGTCTATTCCTGATTTTGGCGGCAGGGATGGCGATGTGGACGTGGAAGAAAAACACCTGGACCTGTACGAGGCCGACGATGAAAGGCTGGCGTTATTCTACCTGGATGACCAGGATATTTACCGTAGCGGTAAATGGCAGATCCAATACAGGAACCTGCCTGTAATAAGACTGGCAGAAATGTATTTAACAAGGGCAGAATGTAATTTCCGTTTGGGAACAGCTGTTGGTGATTCTCCGGAAAATGACATTGATGTAATCAGGAGCCGGGCTGGCTTAGGCTCACTGGATGAGCTTTCCCTTGATGACATTATACTTGAACGACATCTTGAACTGGCTCATGAAGGTCAGCGCGTACACGATATCAAAAGATTAAAAGGCTCTGCAGACGGATTTGCATACGATGCCAATGAAATGGTATTCCCGATCCCGATAAGCCAGATCAATGCTGTAGGAGCAACCATTTTGCAACAAAACGATGGTTACTAA